From one Dermacentor silvarum isolate Dsil-2018 chromosome 3, BIME_Dsil_1.4, whole genome shotgun sequence genomic stretch:
- the LOC125944547 gene encoding uncharacterized protein LOC125944547 — MEVSTQGGAPSMSELRGLGGTAIEPFERPVLSKEQVYAKFPHLAGLSTPMSLQSVQVSGHSEPPVPESTFNEKTKKDGSLVSSVTERSCKPRQTRSASGSVRHVVLCPKMDDSKGPQAADAAPCEEGCPCDDSCASREQLFGVSLPWSSVGSSLDALLSVPVDAKVYDCSSSRTETSLKAANELHLPVDKFQR, encoded by the exons ATGGAGGTGAGCACCCAAGGCGGCGCTCCCAGCATGAGCGAACTGCGGGGTCTAGGCGGCACGGCGATCGAGCCCTTCGAACGACCCgtgctcagcaaggagcaggtgTACGCCAAGTTTCCACACCTTGCCGGATTGTCCACGCCTATGTCCCTGCAATCGGTGCAGGTCTCTGGCCATAGCGAGCCGCCAGTCCCCGAGAGCACCTTCAACGAG AAGACCAAGAAGGACGGGAGCCTCGTGTCCTCTGTGACTGAGCGCAGCTGCAAGCCCCGTCAAACACGCAGTGCTTCGGGCTCGGTCAGGCACGTGGTCCTGTGTCCCAAGATGGACGACAGCAAAGGGCCTCAGGCAGCTGATGCTGCACCATGTGAGGAAGGCTGTCCTTGCGATGACAGTTGTGCCAGCAGGGAGCAACTTTTTGGCGTCAGCTTACCGTGGAGCAGCGTGGGCAGTTCATTGGATGCACTCCTGTCCGTGCCTGTCGACGCCAAGGTGTACGACTGTTCCTCGAGCAGGACGGAGACATCGCTTAAGGCGGCAAATGAGCTTCACCTTCCCGTCGACAAATTTCAGCGCTAA